A genome region from Oryzias latipes chromosome 2, ASM223467v1 includes the following:
- the lancl1 gene encoding lanC-like protein 1: protein MDARALRNPYHDYDGNPACAQAFFDSHGRITAEFAQRLSSKISELLAVLENGLRRADPGDATVYTGWAGIALLYLHLHDVFKEESFLHKALDYVSRSLQCLTRRHDVTFLCGDAGPLAVAAVVYSRMQRAQEASDCISRLAQYHKVVVDGSSGLPDELLYGRVGYLYSLVFVNQQLGGDRIPGQFIQQISETVLASGELLSRKFRVQNQSPLMFEWYQEQYVGAAHGLAGIYYFLMQPGFVPAVEHVHRLVKPSVDHVCRLKLPSGNYPPCIGDERDLLVHWCHGSPGVIYMLLQAHKAFGVPQYLEEALQCGEVVWKWGLLKKGYGLCHGAAGNAYAFLALYRQTQDPKHLFRACMFADWCMNYGKHGCRTPDTPFSLFEGLAGTIYFLADILQPFKARFPGFEL, encoded by the exons ATGGACGCCAGAGCTTTGAGAAACCCTTATCACGACTATGACGGGAACCCCGCGTGCGCGCAGGCCTTCTTCGACTCCCATGGAAGG ATCACGGCGGAGTTTGCTCAGCGGCTGAGCAGCAAGATCAGCGAGCTTCTGGCTGTCCTGGAGAACGGGCTGAGGCGTGCTGACCCAGGAGACGCTACTGTTTACACCGGCTGGGCAG GCATCGCTCTGCTCTACCTGCACCTCCATGACGTCTTTAAAGAAGAGTCCTTCCTCCATAAAGCGCTGGACTACGTCAGCCGCAGCCTCCAGTGTTTGACCCGGCGCCATGATGTCACCTTCCTGTGCGGGGATGCGGGGCCACTGGCTGTGGCTGCAGTGGTTTACAGCCGCATGCAGAGGGCGCAGGAGGCCAGCGACTGCATCAGCCG GCTCGCGCAGTACCATAAGGTGGTGGTGGATGGCTCCAGCGGCCTGCCGGACGAGCTGCTTTACGGGCGGGTGGGCTACCTCTACTCTCTCGTCTTTGTCAACCAGCAGCTCGGGGGAGACAGGATCCCAGGGCAGTTCATCCAGCAG ATCAGCGAGACCGTCCTCGCATCAGGGGAGCTCCTAAGCAGGAAGTTCCGGGTTCAGAACCAGAGCCCCCTTATGTTTGAGTGGTACCAGGAGCAGTACGTGGGGGCTGCGCACGGTCTGGCCGGCATTTATTACTTCCTCATGCAG CCCGGCTTCGTCCCCGCCGTGGAGCACGTGCACCGCCTGGTGAAACCCAGCGTGGACCACGTGTGCCGCCTCAAGCTCCCCTCAGGGAACTACCCCCCGTGCATCGGGGACGAGCGGGACCTGCTAGTGCACTGGTGCCACGGTTCCCCAGGAGTGATCTACATGCTGCTGCAGGCACACAAG GCGTTTGGGGTGCCTCAGTACCTGGAGGAGGCCCTGCAGTGTGGGGAGGTGGTGTGGAAATGGGGCTTGCTGAAGAAAGGCTACGGGCTGTGTCACGGGGCGGCGGGCAACGCCTACGCCTTCCTCGCCCTCTACCGACAAACCCAGGACCCCAAACACCTTTTTAGGGCCTGCATG TTCGCTGACTGGTGCATGAACTACGGCAAGCATGGATGTCGAACGCCAGACACGCCCTTTTCCCTCTTTGAag GATTGGCCGGTACCATCTACTTCCTGGCTGACATCCTGCAGCCTTTCAAAGCCAGGTTCCCAGGGTTTGAGCTGTAG
- the LOC101165624 gene encoding myosin light chain 3, skeletal muscle isoform, with amino-acid sequence MTEFTPDQIEDFKEAFGLFDRVGDSQVAFNQVADIMRALGQNPTNKDVAKILGNPTADDMANKRLNFDAFLPMLKEVDALPKGTYDDYVEGLRVFDKEGNGTVMGAELRIVLSTLGEKMTEPEIEALMAGQEDENGSVHYEAFVKHIMSV; translated from the exons ATG ACCGAGTTCACACCGGACCAGATTGAGG ACTTCAAGGAGGCTTTTGGTCTCTTTGACAGAGTTGGTGACAGCCAGGTGGCCTTCAACCAGGTGGCCGACATCATGCGCGCCCTGGGCCAGAACCCCACCAACAAGGACGTTGCAAAAATCCTGGGCAACCCAACCGCCGACG ACATGGCCAACAAGAGGCTCAACTTCGACGCCTTCCTGCCCATGCTGAAGGAGGTTGACGCTCTTCCCAAGGGTACCTACGACGACTACGTTGAGGGTCTGCGCGTCTTCGACAAGGAGGGCAACGGCACAGTGATGGGCGCTGAGCTGCGGATTGTGCTGTCCACTTTGG GAGAGAAGATGACTGAGCCTGAGATCGAAGCCCTCATGGCCGGCCAGGAGGACGAGAACGGCAGTGTGCACTATGAGG CTTTCGTCAAGCACATCATGTCTGTGTAA